The following are from one region of the Nitrospirota bacterium genome:
- a CDS encoding HK97 gp10 family phage protein gives MNITVQVEGKEQVIANVKRLTETVVRKVKTAMRTAALDVQRDAKRRVAVDTGNLRASIKANISPDGLKAEIGVDKQANANYAPYIEYGTRPHWPPLSALTEWCRRHRMQGKEFLIARKIARYGTKPRPFLIPAWESVKPGFIKAMQDAVKADGY, from the coding sequence ATGAATATTACGGTACAGGTAGAAGGTAAAGAACAGGTTATAGCCAATGTAAAGAGGCTGACCGAAACCGTGGTAAGGAAAGTTAAAACCGCCATGAGAACGGCAGCACTTGACGTACAGCGAGATGCTAAACGACGTGTGGCGGTAGATACGGGCAATCTCCGTGCTTCAATCAAGGCTAACATCTCCCCTGATGGACTTAAAGCGGAGATTGGGGTTGATAAACAGGCTAACGCTAACTATGCCCCGTATATAGAATACGGAACAAGACCGCACTGGCCTCCCCTTTCTGCCTTAACAGAATGGTGCAGGAGGCATAGGATGCAGGGTAAGGAATTTCTAATAGCGAGGAAGATTGCACGTTACGGCACGAAGCCGAGGCCGTTTCTGATACCGGCATGGGAAAGCGTCAAGCCAGGCTTCATTAAGGCTATGCAGGATGCAGTAAAGGCGGATGGGTATTGA
- a CDS encoding M15 family metallopeptidase codes for MSRDPEAFIKPELIPQFKEGCAKVGHLVIITSVDRTMQEQTALYAQGRCSIEEVNIKRRLAGLVDIKQEQNKIVTWTMQSKHIPDGTGKSHAFDFAIVKNGKVCWNIKADVDADGIPDYEECAKVGEGLGLRSGRTFKNPDYPHLEIV; via the coding sequence ATGAGTAGAGACCCTGAAGCATTCATAAAACCTGAACTTATTCCACAGTTCAAGGAAGGCTGTGCAAAGGTTGGACATCTTGTAATCATCACGAGTGTAGACCGTACCATGCAGGAACAAACTGCCCTATATGCTCAAGGCAGATGCTCTATTGAAGAGGTCAACATAAAGAGAAGACTTGCGGGGTTGGTTGACATTAAGCAGGAGCAAAACAAGATTGTTACATGGACGATGCAGAGCAAACACATACCGGATGGAACAGGTAAATCCCATGCCTTTGATTTCGCAATCGTGAAGAATGGTAAAGTGTGTTGGAATATCAAGGCTGATGTGGATGCTGATGGCATACCGGATTACGAAGAATGTGCCAAAGTAGGTGAGGGTTTAGGATTGAGGTCAGGACGAACCTTTAAGAACCCAGACTATCCTCATCTGGAGATTGTATAA